From the genome of Chelonoidis abingdonii isolate Lonesome George chromosome 25, CheloAbing_2.0, whole genome shotgun sequence, one region includes:
- the LOC116836579 gene encoding olfactory receptor 6F1-like: MPDVEGENQMTITEFILLGFGDLHELKIPVFMVFLAIYIITLTGNILIIVMVSYNHNLHNPMYFFLGNLSVLEVCYTTSIAPKMLKTLLVMQGDISFSSCLLQFYIFGSLVVAKCFLLAAKSCNHYLAICKPLHYAPTMSFLLCFQLAVGSWIIGFLSLVVTMPMVSRLPFCASTEIDHFFCDLTSIIKLSCGDTYMVRIPAFIIASLVSFLPFLLTLLSYYKIISTILKIPSTSGKQKAASTCFSHLIVVSVFCGTLMVVYAAPIANQWPNLNKTFSVLYTVVTPPQW, translated from the coding sequence ATGCCTGATGTAGAGGGCGAAAACCAAATGACCATCACAGAGTTCATCCTCCTGGGATTTGGAGACCTTCATGAGCTGAAGATCCCTGTATTCATGGTGTTCCTGGCTATCTACATAATAACACTCACTGGGAATATCCTGATCATTGTGATGGTATCATATAACCACAACCTGCACAACCCCATGTACTTTTTCCTGGGCAATCTGTCTGTCCTGGAAGTCTGCTATACTACCAGCATTGCCCCCAAGATGCTGAAAACCCTCCTGGTGATGCAAGGAGACATTTCCTTCTCTTCTTGTCTCCTGCAGTTCTACATCTTTGGATCTCTGGTGGTTGCCAAGTGCTTCCTGCTTGCTGCCAAGTCCTGCAACCATTATTTGGCCATATGCAAACCACTGCATTACGCCCCTACCATGAGCTTCTTGCTTTGCTTTCAGTTGGCAGTGGGGTCATGGATCATTGGGTTCCTTTCACTGGTGGTCACCATGCCCATGGTTTCTAGGTTACCTTTCTGTGCTTCCACGGAGATcgaccatttcttctgtgacctGACATCCATCATTAAACTCTCCTGTGGGGATACCTACATGGTCAGGATACCAGCTTTCATCATAGCCTCCCTTGTGTCCTTCTTGCCTTTCCTTCTAACCCTACTGTCCTACTACAAAATAATCTCCACCATCCTGAAGATCCCTTCCAcctctgggaagcagaaagccgcCTCCACCTGCTTCTCGCACCTCATTGTGGTGTCTGTGTTCTGTGGCACACTTATGGTGGTCTACGCGGCTCCCATAGCCAACCAGTGGCCAAACTTAAACAAGACCTTTTCTGTGCTGTACACAGTGGTGACACCACCACAGTGGTGA